A section of the Acidobacteriota bacterium genome encodes:
- a CDS encoding acyl-CoA dehydratase activase, with the protein MTFTAGIDIGSTYTKALILSSENQVMSRALTNTGFKLAETARRMFDEALAQAGLQESDIDYVVATGFGRHLVSFCDVAVTDLTASARGATCLFPNTRTILDVGGQTMKASRLDDTAKVKSFRLNDKCAAGTGAFLEKTARYMGFSTAEIGPLVATSKTAVPISGVCAVFAESEVINQLSLGSAPADIMHGAIASLVDRSVQLMKRVQMQPEYTLIGGILRFETMARVVREQLQAEVNVPEGDMVQFTAALGAAILGHQRLRKLRETENDG; encoded by the coding sequence ATGACATTCACAGCCGGTATTGATATAGGTTCGACTTATACGAAAGCGTTGATTTTAAGCAGCGAAAATCAGGTGATGAGTCGCGCTTTGACGAACACGGGCTTCAAACTGGCGGAGACCGCGCGGCGTATGTTTGACGAAGCTTTAGCGCAAGCCGGTTTGCAGGAAAGCGATATCGATTATGTGGTCGCCACAGGTTTTGGGCGTCACCTGGTTTCATTTTGCGATGTTGCGGTCACAGACCTGACGGCGAGCGCGCGCGGCGCGACCTGCTTGTTTCCCAACACCCGCACGATTTTGGATGTTGGCGGGCAAACCATGAAAGCCAGCCGTTTGGATGACACCGCCAAGGTGAAATCATTTCGCTTGAACGATAAATGCGCCGCCGGAACCGGCGCATTTTTAGAAAAGACCGCGCGTTATATGGGATTTTCGACCGCAGAGATTGGACCGCTGGTGGCGACTTCAAAAACGGCGGTGCCGATTTCAGGCGTTTGCGCGGTGTTTGCAGAATCGGAAGTCATCAATCAACTATCACTCGGCAGCGCCCCCGCAGATATTATGCACGGCGCGATTGCTTCGCTTGTGGATCGTTCCGTGCAGTTGATGAAGCGCGTGCAGATGCAGCCCGAATACACCTTGATTGGCGGCATTCTGCGTTTTGAAACCATGGCGCGGGTCGTGCGCGAACAATTGCAGGCTGAAGTCAATGTGCCCGAAGGCGATATGGTGCAATTTACAGCGGCGCTGGGCGCGGCGATTTTAGGGCATCAACGATTGCGGAAATTGCGCGAAACGGAAAATGATGGATAG
- a CDS encoding enoyl-CoA hydratase/isomerase family protein → MTEKYQNMLITNTDGVVKLTFNRPPLNVLNIEMLNEINHALEAVLDNRALKLLIITGNGKAFSAGVDVAEHLPDKAREMLATFHRTFDLLSEIAAPTLAALNGVALGGGCEVALFCDLVIAAESVKLGQPEIKLATLPPVAAALLPKLCGAKKAFELLLIGDAITARDAKRLGLVNRVVADSDLESEVEAVTKKLTALSPDAVKLTKRAIRQGLDKNFAEGFNAADALCLEMLLHHPDTREGLQAFIEKRPPAFGKSA, encoded by the coding sequence ATGACCGAAAAATACCAAAACATGCTCATAACCAACACCGATGGGGTGGTGAAATTGACGTTTAATCGTCCGCCGCTTAATGTTCTCAACATCGAGATGTTGAATGAAATCAATCACGCGCTTGAAGCGGTGCTTGATAACCGCGCGCTCAAATTGCTCATCATTACCGGAAACGGCAAAGCGTTTTCGGCGGGCGTTGATGTCGCGGAGCATCTGCCGGATAAAGCCAGAGAGATGCTTGCAACGTTTCATCGTACTTTTGATTTATTGTCTGAGATAGCGGCTCCGACCTTAGCGGCGCTCAATGGCGTAGCGTTAGGCGGCGGCTGTGAAGTTGCGCTCTTTTGCGATCTGGTGATTGCCGCCGAAAGCGTCAAACTGGGACAGCCGGAAATCAAACTTGCGACCTTGCCGCCGGTTGCCGCAGCTTTGCTCCCGAAATTGTGCGGCGCAAAAAAAGCTTTTGAATTGCTGCTCATTGGCGATGCGATTACAGCGCGTGATGCAAAACGCCTGGGACTGGTTAATCGTGTGGTTGCCGATAGCGATTTGGAAAGTGAAGTGGAAGCCGTCACTAAAAAATTAACCGCGCTCAGCCCGGATGCGGTGAAGCTAACGAAACGCGCCATACGGCAAGGCTTGGATAAAAATTTCGCCGAAGGATTTAACGCTGCCGATGCGTTGTGCCTTGAGATGTTGCTTCACCACCCGGACACCCGGGAAGGCTTGCAGGCATTTATTGAAAAACGCCCGCCGGCTTTCGGCAAAAGCGCGTAA
- a CDS encoding acyl-CoA dehydratase activase has translation MAYVAGVDVGSTQTKAVIINESAEIVGRALISTGANVVLAAEDAFAEALANAGIQEEEVEYVIGTGYGRYRVTFGNAQVTEISCHGRGAVEMFPRTRTVLDMGGQDTKAIRVSLTGEIIDFCMNDKCAAGTGRFLGAAAAALDIPLNDLGSVALTAEHPVRISTTCTVFAESEVLSWLGKGKKIADILLGVHQSIASRSIGLLRRVGIEEEITFTGGVTRNIGMIETLNKGLGLTVNVSDDSHFMGALGAALFALDHIRLKRAPSAIAEAKR, from the coding sequence ATGGCTTATGTAGCAGGCGTGGATGTCGGCTCCACGCAAACCAAAGCCGTCATCATCAACGAAAGCGCAGAGATTGTCGGGCGCGCTTTGATAAGCACCGGCGCGAATGTCGTGTTGGCTGCCGAAGACGCTTTTGCTGAGGCGCTTGCCAACGCCGGGATTCAGGAAGAAGAGGTCGAGTATGTCATTGGCACCGGCTATGGGCGTTATCGCGTGACCTTTGGCAACGCCCAGGTGACGGAAATCAGTTGTCACGGGCGCGGCGCTGTCGAGATGTTTCCGCGCACACGCACGGTGCTCGATATGGGCGGACAGGATACCAAAGCCATTCGCGTCAGTTTGACGGGCGAGATTATTGATTTTTGCATGAACGATAAATGCGCGGCGGGAACCGGCAGATTTTTAGGCGCAGCAGCAGCGGCGCTCGACATTCCGTTAAATGACCTCGGCAGCGTCGCGCTCACAGCCGAACATCCCGTGCGTATCAGCACCACGTGCACGGTCTTTGCCGAGTCGGAAGTTTTGTCGTGGCTTGGCAAAGGCAAAAAGATTGCAGACATTCTGCTCGGCGTTCATCAATCCATTGCTTCACGTTCGATTGGTCTGTTGCGACGGGTCGGCATTGAAGAGGAAATCACTTTCACGGGCGGCGTGACGCGCAACATCGGCATGATTGAAACGCTCAACAAAGGCTTGGGTTTGACGGTGAACGTCAGCGACGATTCGCATTTTATGGGCGCATTGGGAGCGGCGCTCTTTGCTCTTGACCACATACGACTCAAACGCGCCCCGTCGGCAATAGCGGAGGCAAAGCGATGA
- a CDS encoding hemerythrin domain-containing protein, with protein sequence MTTPMEILSREHRIIECVLRALDGICLRIERGETIPAQPLSEIVDFIRTFADRFHHEKEEQHLFPTLEEYGVPRQGGPIGVMLYEHQLGRQLVAEMHQAAQSYADGNAGAANDFVTAARQYLELLSVHIYKEDNVLFKISGNVLSNDALNSLNKDFAEVASRFGADAYARYEQLAKELEKDWAR encoded by the coding sequence ATGACCACACCAATGGAAATTCTTAGCCGCGAACATCGCATCATCGAATGCGTGTTGCGCGCGCTTGACGGTATCTGTTTGAGAATCGAGCGCGGAGAAACAATTCCTGCCCAGCCGCTAAGCGAAATTGTTGATTTCATCCGCACCTTTGCCGACCGCTTTCATCACGAAAAAGAAGAGCAACATCTCTTTCCGACGCTTGAAGAATACGGCGTGCCGCGCCAGGGCGGACCCATTGGCGTAATGCTCTATGAACATCAACTCGGGCGGCAGTTGGTTGCCGAGATGCATCAAGCGGCGCAAAGTTATGCTGACGGAAACGCCGGCGCGGCAAATGATTTCGTCACGGCGGCTCGGCAATACCTCGAACTGCTCAGCGTTCACATTTACAAAGAAGACAATGTGCTGTTCAAAATCTCGGGAAACGTGCTCAGTAACGATGCGCTCAATTCGCTCAATAAAGATTTTGCAGAAGTGGCGTCACGTTTTGGCGCAGATGCCTATGCCAGGTACGAACAGCTTGCCAAAGAATTAGAAAAGGATTGGGCAAGATAG
- a CDS encoding SDR family NAD(P)-dependent oxidoreductase — translation MNLLDFNGESVIVTGGARGIGRAIVQAFAEAGADVCIGDFRIEVAQATAHEISEQTGRKVKAVRADVTNLADTRNLCQVALQEFGKIDVLVNSAGWDKLTPFLKTTPDLWERVIAINFRGVLNTCYAVLPHMAERKQGRIVNISSDTARVGSFGEAVYASAKAAIIAFSKTLAREHARDNIRVNAVCPGLVETPLIEEMREDEFTAKILSSIVGYIPLKRLGRPEEIAPMVLFLASRAASYITGQAISVNGGLNMVG, via the coding sequence ATGAACTTACTCGATTTTAATGGTGAATCCGTCATTGTGACGGGCGGCGCGCGCGGTATTGGTCGCGCCATCGTGCAAGCCTTTGCCGAAGCGGGCGCGGATGTCTGCATCGGCGATTTTCGTATAGAAGTCGCGCAAGCCACGGCTCACGAAATTTCTGAGCAGACCGGGCGCAAAGTCAAAGCGGTGCGCGCGGATGTGACGAATCTTGCAGACACCCGGAATCTCTGTCAGGTTGCCTTACAAGAGTTTGGCAAAATCGATGTTCTGGTCAACAGCGCAGGGTGGGATAAGCTGACGCCTTTTTTGAAGACCACCCCCGATTTATGGGAGCGAGTTATCGCAATAAACTTTCGCGGCGTTTTAAATACCTGTTACGCCGTTTTGCCGCACATGGCAGAACGAAAACAAGGGCGCATTGTTAATATCAGTTCGGATACGGCTCGCGTCGGTTCATTTGGTGAAGCCGTTTATGCTTCTGCGAAAGCTGCCATCATCGCCTTTTCTAAAACCCTCGCTCGTGAACATGCGCGCGACAATATTCGCGTCAATGCCGTTTGTCCGGGACTGGTGGAAACGCCGCTCATCGAAGAGATGCGCGAAGACGAATTCACCGCCAAGATACTGAGTTCAATAGTCGGCTACATTCCGCTTAAACGTCTGGGGCGACCCGAAGAGATTGCGCCGATGGTGCTCTTTTTAGCATCGCGCGCGGCAAGCTACATCACAGGGCAAGCTATCAGCGTCAACGGCGGGTTGAATATGGTTGGATAA
- a CDS encoding ATP-binding protein has product MTLRSRIKSLSLFSLRSIASHLSDFEVFRKQESSLILLNLAVLASLFLVHILFFSLLGAPSKLLLLVLTARFLSQVFELFWLQSLKAPLSARVANAYSQFSILINLAFAFLASNLGGLADSHYWVLMVLPIISAAFRFGIVGTFGVVAVAVSLTFLQVWLYFKRRPPTDISEYFEAATVALIFIVIALVVRLLVGYLRHEQAALKRSLAELHRTKDLLVAEEKLAAVGRLSSAIAHEIRNPVAMISSSLAMARQPSANHNLREEMFEIAGQEATRLEKLTTDFLAYARVKEPQRKPVSVGTTLHYIASLVKARAAKASIHLEVDCPVDLMATIDDFQIQQALLNLALNATEATPQNGNVIIGARAGSNHELNIYVENSGTEVGSEVQARIFEPFFTTKPEGTGLGLAIARNIARAHGGELSLAINETGRVRFLLAIPDAARLSSSKPGGVSNGAHSNR; this is encoded by the coding sequence ATGACGTTGCGCAGTCGCATCAAATCTTTGAGCCTGTTTTCCTTGCGTTCCATCGCCAGCCATTTGTCCGATTTTGAAGTGTTCAGAAAGCAAGAGTCCTCTCTCATCTTATTGAATCTTGCGGTGCTCGCCTCGCTTTTCCTGGTTCACATTCTGTTCTTTTCCTTACTTGGAGCGCCTTCAAAACTTCTTCTTCTGGTCTTGACCGCGCGATTTCTTTCACAGGTCTTTGAGTTATTCTGGCTGCAAAGTCTGAAAGCCCCGCTGTCTGCGCGAGTCGCAAATGCTTATTCGCAATTTTCAATCTTAATTAATCTGGCGTTTGCTTTTCTGGCTTCCAATCTCGGAGGTCTCGCCGATAGTCACTACTGGGTGCTGATGGTGCTGCCGATTATCTCGGCGGCTTTCCGGTTCGGGATTGTGGGAACCTTCGGCGTTGTCGCGGTCGCCGTTTCGCTCACCTTTTTGCAGGTCTGGTTGTATTTCAAAAGGCGTCCTCCCACCGACATCTCAGAGTATTTTGAAGCCGCGACGGTGGCGCTTATTTTTATCGTGATTGCGCTCGTCGTCCGGTTGCTGGTCGGTTACCTGCGCCATGAACAAGCTGCCCTCAAGCGCAGTCTCGCGGAACTTCATCGCACCAAAGACCTGCTTGTCGCCGAAGAAAAACTCGCGGCAGTGGGACGATTATCGAGCGCCATAGCGCACGAAATCCGCAATCCTGTAGCGATGATTTCAAGCTCGCTTGCTATGGCAAGGCAACCGAGCGCCAATCACAACCTGCGCGAAGAGATGTTCGAGATCGCCGGACAGGAAGCCACGCGACTTGAAAAATTGACCACCGATTTTCTGGCTTACGCCCGCGTCAAAGAGCCACAACGCAAGCCTGTGTCGGTGGGAACGACGCTTCACTACATTGCCAGCCTTGTGAAAGCCCGCGCCGCCAAAGCCTCCATTCACCTGGAGGTTGATTGCCCGGTTGATTTGATGGCAACGATTGATGATTTTCAGATTCAGCAGGCGCTGCTCAATCTGGCATTGAACGCAACCGAAGCGACGCCGCAAAATGGCAACGTGATAATTGGCGCGCGCGCTGGCTCAAACCATGAATTGAATATCTACGTGGAAAACTCCGGCACAGAGGTCGGCAGTGAAGTTCAGGCGCGGATATTCGAGCCGTTTTTTACAACCAAACCCGAAGGGACTGGACTGGGTCTGGCAATAGCGCGCAACATCGCCCGCGCTCACGGCGGCGAGCTTTCGCTGGCTATCAACGAGACCGGACGTGTGCGATTTCTTCTCGCCATTCCAGACGCCGCGCGGCTCTCTTCATCGAAACCTGGCGGAGTATCCAATGGCGCGCATTCTAATCGTTGA
- a CDS encoding 2-hydroxyacyl-CoA dehydratase — protein sequence MKPRVFNEWLNKPLDEILFECRELLEDTSFPTVRRWRDAGGKVLGHFQVYFPEEIAHAAGLLPFKVRGSPVEAGQADSRFGSYLCSIIKTSLELALSQHVTLEMFVTHPICDAARNLAAIWGRNSSYPCQILYLPQNANSAHAATYLHGEYDRLKRAIETVADTKITDEDLRCSLALYNQSRKLLRDLYAIKRETPHLLSADEAYVLVAISGLIPREEYNELLRTVLPMMQNRKAKPQDKVRVVFEGGFCEQPPLDLIRAIARSCYVVDDDLLIGARWILEDVPTAGNPLFNLAESYLEKSSYSPVQHDLRKPKEKMLLERIRRARADAAIITAAKMCEPGLEEQVTYTRALDEAGIPYFVSEFEENMTSFDHLEIQLETFVENILFN from the coding sequence ATGAAACCGCGAGTGTTTAATGAGTGGCTGAACAAGCCGCTTGATGAAATTCTGTTTGAGTGTCGGGAGTTGCTCGAAGACACCAGCTTTCCGACGGTGCGCCGCTGGCGCGACGCGGGCGGCAAAGTTTTAGGTCACTTTCAGGTCTATTTCCCCGAAGAGATTGCGCACGCCGCCGGTTTGTTGCCGTTCAAAGTTCGCGGTTCGCCGGTCGAAGCCGGACAAGCCGACTCACGCTTTGGCTCTTATCTTTGCTCTATTATCAAAACCTCTTTAGAACTCGCCTTGAGCCAGCACGTCACGCTGGAGATGTTCGTCACTCATCCGATTTGCGATGCGGCGCGCAACCTGGCGGCGATTTGGGGACGCAATAGTTCTTACCCCTGCCAGATTCTTTACCTGCCGCAAAATGCCAATTCAGCGCACGCCGCCACCTATCTGCATGGCGAATATGACCGCTTGAAACGCGCCATCGAAACGGTCGCCGATACAAAAATCACCGATGAAGATTTGCGCTGCTCGCTGGCGCTTTATAATCAGAGTCGAAAATTGTTGCGCGACCTTTATGCCATCAAACGCGAAACCCCGCATTTGCTTTCAGCCGATGAAGCTTATGTGTTAGTGGCAATCAGCGGACTCATTCCACGCGAAGAATATAACGAATTATTGCGAACCGTTTTGCCGATGATGCAAAATCGCAAAGCCAAACCGCAGGACAAAGTGCGTGTGGTTTTTGAAGGCGGTTTTTGCGAACAACCGCCGCTTGATTTGATTCGCGCTATCGCTCGTTCGTGTTACGTCGTGGATGACGATTTGCTCATCGGGGCGCGCTGGATTTTGGAAGACGTGCCGACCGCAGGGAATCCGCTTTTCAATCTCGCTGAAAGTTATCTGGAAAAATCTTCTTATAGCCCTGTGCAACATGATTTGCGCAAGCCCAAAGAGAAGATGTTGCTTGAACGCATTCGCCGGGCGCGTGCCGATGCGGCGATTATCACGGCGGCAAAAATGTGCGAACCGGGACTCGAAGAACAGGTGACCTACACGCGCGCGCTCGACGAAGCCGGCATTCCTTATTTCGTCAGCGAATTTGAAGAAAACATGACGAGTTTCGATCATTTGGAAATTCAACTGGAGACCTTCGTTGAAAATATTCTCTTCAACTAA
- a CDS encoding amidohydrolase family protein, translating into MPEKTGAIDFMYYVATREFMQQWDTAKEGELICRMEKAIGGLPRYESIETMLQLMDEANVERVFITQCKMWSYWRKWMYMDTQLEDVLQYTQKYPKRFVGLAGYNPFRIKESLREIELAVTKYDFKGVYVHIYGFDIPLDDRKMYPLYAKCEELDVPVSMQVGHVLEAMPSDCGRPIHLDRIACDFPNLKIVGAHTGWPWVDELISVCYKWENVWFGVDAWSPKYLSPQIIQFISSRLGRDRSVWGTNGLPWKETLAQLDELGLKEEVKRKLLRENAIELFKLA; encoded by the coding sequence ATGCCGGAAAAAACAGGCGCAATAGATTTCATGTATTACGTCGCCACCCGCGAATTTATGCAGCAGTGGGACACAGCCAAAGAGGGCGAACTCATTTGCCGCATGGAAAAAGCCATCGGCGGATTGCCACGTTATGAAAGCATCGAAACCATGCTGCAACTCATGGACGAAGCGAATGTCGAACGGGTTTTCATTACCCAGTGCAAAATGTGGTCGTACTGGCGCAAGTGGATGTACATGGATACGCAGTTGGAAGATGTGTTGCAGTACACCCAAAAATACCCGAAACGCTTTGTCGGTCTGGCAGGCTACAATCCGTTTCGCATCAAAGAGAGCCTCCGCGAAATCGAACTGGCGGTCACCAAATACGATTTCAAAGGCGTCTATGTGCATATTTATGGATTCGATATTCCGCTCGACGACCGCAAGATGTATCCCCTTTATGCGAAGTGCGAAGAGTTGGATGTGCCGGTTTCCATGCAGGTCGGTCATGTGCTTGAAGCCATGCCGAGTGATTGCGGGCGACCGATTCATCTCGACCGCATCGCCTGCGACTTTCCGAATTTGAAAATCGTTGGCGCGCATACGGGTTGGCCCTGGGTCGATGAACTGATTTCGGTTTGTTACAAGTGGGAAAACGTCTGGTTCGGGGTTGATGCCTGGTCGCCGAAATATCTGTCGCCGCAAATCATTCAATTCATCAGCAGCCGTCTGGGACGCGACCGCTCGGTCTGGGGAACGAATGGGTTGCCGTGGAAAGAGACGCTCGCGCAACTCGATGAACTGGGATTGAAAGAAGAAGTCAAACGCAAACTGCTGCGCGAGAATGCCATTGAACTTTTCAAACTCGCGTAA
- a CDS encoding 2-hydroxyacyl-CoA dehydratase family protein produces MNDVQPTIVGRGNNEGARLFREWFDDLTEVAGQDKRAAYVFVMGSLAELLRVFDLPIVFPEINSLQTAVRRVAHDYLNQAEDYGYSPDICGYVKADVAVQLKGGEHPMGRIPKPSIAVLTNACNTYIKWAEIWERMYDVPVFTLDIPGTREAGGQTWAGNTDFENDRAYVLAQIKELIKLCEEVTGINFDIDKLRQAMRYANALNRSWKRVLELNQHRPALFNALTDGTIYLGVANGLRGTVEGAKYFEELVEEMQYKAARGIGTLTEEKYRLIFVGVPCYPIFRRFNELFTEWGGAFVNSTYLWFAAGGANLGFEYDLQQPLESLAEGLLISVRDAMDSMFYQEQALTQMLDAYHIDGIIYHPIKSCRTVSTGLADNRRALMAARDVPSLFIESDMMDRRVVSEAQLKNRVDAFFEGLAARRAAACR; encoded by the coding sequence ATGAATGATGTTCAACCAACCATCGTCGGGCGCGGCAACAATGAAGGGGCGCGACTGTTCCGCGAATGGTTCGATGATTTAACCGAAGTTGCAGGTCAAGACAAACGCGCTGCATATGTGTTTGTGATGGGCAGCCTCGCGGAACTGCTCCGGGTTTTCGACCTGCCCATTGTCTTTCCCGAAATCAATTCGTTGCAAACCGCCGTGCGCCGCGTCGCCCATGACTATCTCAATCAAGCCGAAGATTACGGTTACTCGCCAGACATTTGCGGTTATGTGAAAGCCGATGTCGCCGTGCAACTCAAAGGCGGCGAGCATCCGATGGGGCGCATCCCGAAACCATCAATCGCTGTGCTCACGAACGCCTGCAATACCTATATCAAATGGGCGGAAATCTGGGAGCGTATGTACGACGTTCCGGTTTTTACGCTCGACATTCCCGGCACACGCGAGGCTGGCGGGCAAACCTGGGCGGGCAACACCGATTTTGAAAATGACCGCGCCTATGTGCTGGCGCAAATCAAAGAGTTAATCAAGCTGTGCGAAGAAGTCACCGGCATCAACTTTGACATTGATAAATTGCGCCAAGCCATGCGCTATGCCAATGCCCTGAATCGCAGTTGGAAACGGGTCTTGGAATTGAATCAACATCGCCCGGCGCTGTTTAACGCGCTCACCGACGGCACGATTTATCTGGGGGTAGCCAATGGATTGCGCGGCACTGTGGAAGGCGCGAAGTATTTCGAGGAACTCGTCGAAGAGATGCAGTACAAAGCGGCGCGCGGCATTGGCACACTCACCGAAGAGAAGTACCGGCTGATTTTTGTCGGCGTTCCGTGCTATCCGATTTTCCGCCGCTTCAATGAACTGTTCACCGAATGGGGCGGGGCGTTTGTTAATTCGACCTATCTCTGGTTTGCCGCAGGCGGCGCCAATTTAGGGTTTGAATACGATTTGCAACAGCCGCTTGAAAGCCTCGCGGAAGGCTTGCTCATCAGCGTCCGCGATGCGATGGACAGTATGTTTTATCAGGAACAGGCGCTCACACAAATGCTCGACGCCTATCACATCGACGGCATCATCTATCACCCGATTAAAAGTTGTCGCACGGTGTCAACGGGGCTTGCGGATAATCGCCGCGCTTTGATGGCGGCGCGCGATGTGCCGAGTTTATTCATTGAATCGGACATGATGGATCGGCGTGTGGTATCCGAAGCGCAACTCAAGAATCGCGTTGACGCTTTTTTTGAAGGCTTGGCAGCGCGTCGCGCCGCAGCTTGCAGATGA
- a CDS encoding tryptophanase, protein MKTIIEPFKVKVVEPIKMTSRDERESILKASWYNLFLVHAENVIIDLLTDSGTAAMSAAQWSALMRGDESYAGSASFYRFESVVQNIFGFKQVIPTHQGRAAERILFSVMCKPGSVVPNNTHFDTTRANVEYVGGEAVDLPIAEFYQPAVYHPFKGNMDTAALERLINRVGASRIPLVMMTVTNNSGGGQPVSMANLRDVKAICSRHHIPLYIDACRFAENAYFIKLREPGYADKSVLEIAREMFSYADGCTMSAKKDGLVNIGGFLCANDERLAQQEKDLLILTEGFPTYGGLAGRDLEAIAVGLEEVLHEDYLNYRFASIQYLGQHLTEAGVPIVQPPGGHAIYIDAKAMLAHLSPLAYPGQALAVELYREAGIRACEIGSVMHAETDAETGEEKPAAMELVRLAIPHRVYTQSHIDYVIEAILEVHRRREAIPGYRIIKQAPYLRHFTARFAPVEI, encoded by the coding sequence ATGAAAACCATCATTGAACCATTTAAAGTCAAAGTCGTCGAACCCATCAAAATGACTTCGCGTGATGAACGCGAAAGCATTTTAAAAGCCTCGTGGTATAACCTGTTTTTAGTTCACGCCGAAAATGTCATCATTGATTTACTGACCGATAGCGGCACGGCGGCAATGAGCGCCGCGCAATGGTCTGCGTTGATGCGTGGCGATGAGTCTTACGCCGGAAGCGCCAGTTTCTATCGCTTTGAATCCGTCGTGCAAAACATCTTCGGTTTCAAACAGGTGATTCCCACGCATCAGGGTCGCGCCGCCGAACGCATACTCTTTTCGGTGATGTGCAAACCCGGCTCTGTGGTTCCCAACAACACGCATTTCGATACCACCAGAGCCAATGTGGAATATGTCGGCGGCGAAGCGGTTGATTTGCCGATAGCCGAATTTTATCAACCGGCGGTCTATCATCCCTTCAAAGGCAATATGGATACGGCGGCGCTCGAACGTTTAATCAATCGCGTCGGCGCTTCGCGCATTCCGCTGGTAATGATGACCGTGACCAATAATTCGGGCGGCGGACAACCGGTTTCGATGGCGAATCTGCGCGACGTGAAAGCCATTTGTTCGCGACATCACATTCCGCTCTACATTGATGCCTGCCGGTTTGCCGAAAATGCTTACTTCATCAAATTGCGCGAGCCGGGATACGCGGATAAATCCGTTTTAGAGATTGCCCGCGAAATGTTTTCCTATGCCGACGGCTGCACCATGTCCGCCAAAAAAGACGGCTTGGTGAACATCGGCGGTTTTTTATGCGCCAACGACGAGCGACTGGCGCAGCAGGAAAAAGATTTGTTGATTTTAACCGAAGGCTTTCCGACTTATGGCGGGCTTGCGGGGCGTGATTTGGAAGCGATTGCTGTTGGTCTCGAAGAAGTTCTGCACGAAGATTATCTCAACTATCGCTTTGCTTCGATTCAATACCTCGGACAACATTTAACGGAAGCGGGCGTGCCGATTGTGCAACCGCCCGGCGGTCATGCGATTTACATTGATGCGAAAGCGATGCTCGCGCATCTGTCGCCGCTTGCCTATCCGGGGCAGGCGCTGGCGGTTGAACTCTATCGTGAAGCGGGGATTCGCGCCTGCGAAATCGGTTCGGTGATGCACGCAGAGACCGATGCCGAAACCGGTGAAGAAAAACCTGCGGCGATGGAATTGGTGCGTCTGGCAATTCCGCATCGCGTCTATACGCAAAGCCACATTGATTATGTGATTGAAGCGATACTCGAAGTTCACAGGCGACGCGAAGCGATTCCAGGTTATCGCATCATCAAGCAAGCGCCTTACCTGCGCCACTTCACTGCGCGATTTGCGCCTGTAGAAATTTGA